From a region of the Castanea sativa cultivar Marrone di Chiusa Pesio chromosome 10, ASM4071231v1 genome:
- the LOC142613250 gene encoding U1 small nuclear ribonucleoprotein A yields MAEINTTGTEVPPNVTIYINNLNEKIKLEELKKSLHAVFSQFGKILEVLAFKTLKHKGQAWVVFDEVSSATNALRQMQGFPFYDKPMRIQYAKTKSDVIAKADGTFVPRERRKRHEEKGKKKKEQHDAQAGLVNPAYAGAYGAAPPLSQIPYPGGVKSLVPEAPAPPNNILFVQNLPHETTPMMLQMLFHQYHGFKEVRMVETKPGIAFVEYTDEMQSTAAMQALQGFKITQQNPMLITYAKK; encoded by the exons ATGGCAGAGATTAATACTACAGGCACAGAAGTCCCTCCGAACGTGACTATATACATTAACAACCTCAACGAGAAAATCAAGCTCGAAG AGTTGAAGAAGTCTCTGCACGCGGTATTCTCGCAATTTGGGAAGATATTGGAGGTGCTGGCCTTCAAGACTCTGAAGCACAAAGGCCAAGCTTGGGTTGTGTTCGATGAAGTTTCCTCTGCCACCAATGCGCTTCGCCAAATGCAGGGCTTCCCATTCTACGACAAGCCCATG AGAATACAATATGCAAAGACAAAATCAGATGTGATAGCCAAGGCTGATGGTACTTTTGTCCCACGTGAAAGACGTAAGAGGCATGAGGAAAAGG gaaagaagaaaaaagaacaacatGATGCTCAAGCTGGATTGGTGAATCCTGCTTATGCTGGAGCTTATGGAGCTGCACCTCCA CTATCTCAAATACCCTACCCGGGTGGTGTAAAGTCTTTGGTACCAGAGGCACCTGCTCCACCAAACAACATACTGTTCGTGCAGAATCTTCCCCATGAGACAACTCCTATGATGCTGCAAATGCTCTTCCACCAATATCATGGTTTTAAGGAAGTTAGAATGGTGGAAACAAAGCCAGGGATTGCCTTTGTGGAGTATACAGATGAGATGCAATCAACAGCTGCGATGCAGGCACTCCAAGGTTTCAAGATAACCCAACAGAATCCAATGTTGATCACATATGCAAAGAAATAG
- the LOC142613964 gene encoding uncharacterized protein LOC142613964, whose product MTTKFNKGMYEKMRSKKDEPLSSLGKKVVRVKGKVTSVTPTVSTTPVVSGAETTRTASPATSVEEIPTPASKRPRTSDKEKDNSGSSSIWDDERLATDRARGVVNAEDLKVLSGSTPAELMGRHIHKLVQVLGEAVHFSAEYQAQEAKVESSLSRIKVLEMENSRLKRELTTAMEDVHQYKDEVKKLGDDLKVEQQLVLEKDEQLAAAKEKIKVVASRAIEGFQQTEEYNSVLFSWYFKGFELLRRYCIKHPSGVDLEALDMEEVDKEISADEAALAAAAEAPEDVPDAPVINAPALDAPAGDDADPVV is encoded by the exons ATGACGACGAAATTCAACAAGGGCATGTATGAAAAAATGAGGTCCAAGAAAGACGAACCCTTGTCGAGCCTCGGGAAGAAGGTGGTTCGAGTGAAGGGCAAGGTTACTTCCGTTACTCCGACAGTCTCGACCACACCCGTGGTTTCGGGTGCCGAGACGACGAGGACGGCTTCTCCAGCCACTTCAGTAGAAGAAATTCCGACACCCGCTTCCAAGAGGCCTCGCACATCTGACAAAGAAAAGGATAATTCCGGATCGTCCTCAATTTGGGATGACGAGAGGTTGGCGACGGATCGGGCTCGTGGGGTAGTGAATGCCGAGGACCTGAAGGTGCTTTCAGGTTCGACTCCAGCTGAGTTGATGGGTCGTCATATCCATAAACTCGTCCAG gtgttgggggaAGCCGTCCATTTTTCAGCGGAGTATCAAGCTCAGGAGGCCAAGGTCGAGTCTTCGCTTTCTCGGATCAAAGTCCTGGAGATGGAGAATTCGAGGCTGAAGAGGGAGCTGACAACCGCGATGGAGGATGTTCACCAATACAAGGACGAGGTCAAAAAGCTGGGCGACGATCTTAAGGTTGAACAGCAGCTGGTTCTGGAAAAGGACGAGCAGCTCGCAGCCGCGAAGGAAAAAATCAAGGTCGTCGCCTCTAGGGCAATCGAGGGCTTCCAGCAGACTGAAGAGTACAACTCTGTGCTCTTCAGTTGGTACTTTAAGGGGTTTGAGCTCTTGAGGAGGTATTGCATCAAGCATCCTTCCGGGGTGGATCTGGAGGCGCTGGATATGGAGGAGGTCGACAAGGAGATCTCTGCTGACGAGGCTGCCCTAGCCGCCGCCGCCGAAGCCCCTGAAGACGTTCCTGATGCTCCCGTCATCAACGCCCCTGCCCTTGATGCCCCAGCTGGAGACGATGCCGACCCGGTAGTTTGA
- the LOC142613252 gene encoding mediator of RNA polymerase II transcription subunit 28 — protein sequence MAERQMLDQQHQIDQQMQSSPPPRDDMIACVMALEAALLPCLPARELQAIDRSPHPSHQIDVERHARDFMDAAKKLQLYFIGLQREDQPTKVETLGKEIAMMEEELKIKTEIIKKQERLIQGWRKELKDQLDKHNAELERV from the exons ATGGCTGAGCGACAAATGCTGGATCAGCAGCACCAAATTGATCAACAGATGCAATCCTCACCGCCTCCCAGGGACGACATGATTGCATGTGTGATGGCATTGGAGGCTGCTTTGCTTCCATGTTTGCCTGCGCGAGAGCTTCAAGCTATAGACCGTTCTCCACACCCTTCTCATCAGA TTGATGTAGAAAGGCATGCCAGAGATTTTATGGATGCTGCCAAGAAGCTTCAGCTGTATTTTATTGGCCTGCAACGGGAGGATCAACCAACCAAGGTTGAAACACTTGGAAAG GAGATTGCTATGATGGAGGAAGAATTAAAGATAAAGACTGAGATTATCAAGAAGCAGGAGAGACTGATCCAAGGATGGAGAAAAGAGCTGAAAGACCAATTGGACAAGCACAATGCTGAGTTGGAGAGGGTATAG